The genomic window CTTTATCAGGAAATACCCGACCAACCCATAAGTCATCAATAGTAGGAGGGGGCTGTTCAATCTGCGGACGATCATGCACATCGTTATCAGCCACATACTGGCCAATCCAATCATCATTTTCTACAAATTGGTCTGGATGATCTATGTACTCTGCACCTTCATCTGGATCATCAACATATTCATTATTGACAATTGGATCATCACCCTCAGTATATATGATATCTACGAGAACACCCAGTCCACCATCATGATCTGCATCATGATGATGAACTTCTGCCACAATGTTCTCATTTACGGCCAAATTTGAAGATTCATGTCCAACACCCTCATGATCAGTAGTGTAACCGTCTTCAGCTACTTCTTGTTGCACTTCCGCCCGATTTCCTATACCGTCATTTTCGGTTCCCAATAGATACGATCCAAAGTCATGCACATCATGAGAGGTATGAAATCTGCAATTATTTCGTAGTTAATCACTTTCTAACCAAATAAAACAATGAATGATTAAATTAATTGTAGCGTATTCTAACCCTTCTTCACATGAGATGCCTTACTCTTTACCCAGTGGGGCATAAGAACTAAAACCCGTGGCATGCTGAATAGTAcgtgggaggggaggaggatcACTGACAACTACATTTGAAAAATCGTACTCCCTACAATTGATGGGAGAaggcaatataaatattttaatattaataaaatctgtatacaaaagttaaattttgcaATACTAACCTAGGTGCTAACTCCTCCTCCAATATCAGCACGAAAAGATTCTCTTTCGGGGCCAGGGGATAATACATCCACATTAAAGTCACTGTTTAACATTCTAGAATAATACCCCTGAGAAAGAACTATCTCTTTTTCAACGAAAATTATCAAACACGGAGGGTTTCCCGACAATGCCATCGCACCACACAGTGAGTCATCGTCCGTAACTTCAACCACATCGAATTGATTCATCCCGGtcgaatatcgaactttaatAATTAGGTGATACTCATCTCTCGAAGTATCGgtcaatctatatatttttctctcgaaTTCTGTAAATGTAATATCCACTGGAATACCACTTAATTTCTTACGACCGCCAACGTACTTTGGATTGCTATCATGCGCAAATATTTCTCCATTCCAATGAACAACAATAGCCACATTACTACGCGACATCCTaacttaaacaaaatataaaatttgtaaacaaaCATAATCATACCAAATTAAAATGCTGAATTGATACGGCAAATAAGCTGCTAAACTCACCCAAAGCACTTCACTTCCCCTAGAAACACTAATAACTTACGGAGCATCATCTGTTGGTTTCGATCTACATATGAGAGTTCGAATTAAATCAATAATACATCGTCACCAGTATGAAACATTCAAAACCTAGGAATCTTAGATAAAGCGATCAAACATTCCCTTAAAGTAACATCTCCTCTATTTCAAGTATGAGATTTTTATACCTAAGTTTTATAAATGCCACAGTATATGAATTCAATTTAAATGACCCAAAAAATACTATCCTTCACAAAAGAAACCAACTACGACATTATTACATCTCAGATCTCGGTGTTGGGCTCTACCACTAACCTAATTGGGCTTAAAATGTGATCTAAAAGTGTGCATACtacaaaatatagataaaatactgtAAAATAACACAATTATTTAGAAACAATCAACTCTATTTCAAAAGCAATTAGATTTTTTTCAAACCTCTCACCACTAACCTAATGGAACAATGTCGTTGCAATGTTGAGGAGAGAAGGCACGGCAGAAGCAGTACAGTCGACGAGGCGACGGCGGCAGCGATGGCGGCGTCCGCAGCGACGGCGGCCTCGGACTCGGGTCGGAGTGAGTGAGATAGAGAGGAGTGAGGGAGCATGCGAGAGACAGAGAGGAGAAGCTCGTGAGACACAGGAGCTCGCACGCTCGGGAGACACAAGAGCTCGCGCGCTCGGGAGACACAGGAGCTCGCGTGCGGGTATAATcggcgcaggcgacggcggcagcgacggcgacggcggcagcgacggcggcgtcgGACTCGGGTCGGAGTGAGTGAGGTAAAGAGGAGTGAGGGAGCGTGCGGGAGACAGAGAGGAGAAGCTCGCGCGCGggtgagtgagagagaaaggaaaggggCTCAGGCGGGGTAGGGTATGCTgattaaaggcggtgaatggttcaccgtatttaaaagcggtgaactattcaccgcatttaaaagcggtgaacgattcaccgccttctatTATTCCCAGTGTACACAACTGGAGTTATTTGATGGTCCTacaaatgcggtgaatggtttaccgcatatatatgcggtaaaccattcaccgtatatGTCGATTTCACCACCACAAGCTGACCTGGCTAATTTGGagactatttttacaaaattttttttttaaggaggcctatttttgtaaataaaagtttcaaaaaggctatttataaaaaaaattccaaagaGGAGGTGGTGCGTGGTGACGATATATACGGTTTCCCCTTTCTCCTCGTTTCGTGCGGGTCCGAACTCCGGACCCTAACCCCACTCGTCCTCGACTCCGCAATCAACGCCGGCGGCagctctctcacactctttctccctcctcctctcgtTTCATTCCGGTCTGAACCGCGGTTGGCCCACTCTCGCAAGGAGGAAGGCAAGAtcggggaggaggaggtggtggcgaTATCTAGGGCTAGCGCTCCTTTTAAGTAATAACTAACAAGTTATAAATCTATAAGCCTCTGTTTCAGTATTGTGCTTTCACGTTGCTAGACatgtacaaaagaaaaaaaaatctatgagCTCTGTTGCAGTTAAAATCAGAGTTTATGCAGAAAAATACTATAGTAACTTGCTTATTTATGACTTTGGTTTGATTGGTAGTGATTTTTGTATTTTCTGTGGTTATATTCTCATAAATCATATTCAGAATAATGAATCTGTAGTTATTCATCTTTATAAAAGATTGGTATGCCTTAATGTTACTAGTTTAGATTTTATGGCCGCCTTTTCTTTCACTTAGTTTAGGAATGTTTTAATTGTTTGTTGATTTCTTCcattatttatgattttttatgCTCTAAATGTTTGTTTGCATGTGGAAGATAAGAATGATTTAATTGCTATTTGTGGGGAGACGAGCGATTTGATTGATGAGggacatttatatatattgtgcgGAGATAATGTGCTTTTTGTGGTCTTCGCTTATTTTATTATGAGTTCATATTAAAATTGCATTTATGTTTATTAAATCTtagattttattgaataaaatataggtatatcaaaatttgaacatGTGTGAAATTTTGGTTGCGTTTTTACTCATTCTAGTTAATATTCACATGTGCattctactatattattatccGAATAACATCCGAATACAAATCTGTGCCTTATCTGAACATGAAGAAATACTCAACCGTATTTGAATCTCTTTTTTTAGCGGATAtgataacaaaaatttagtatcCGTCACATATCCGTATCTGAATTcgtatttgttaaaaaaaatataaggataTGGATATGGTTTTATCCAATATCCCAGTGTATCTGATTCATTTTCTCCCCTTTCAGGGGTCAGAGCTAAGATGGTGAGATGTATGAAGGTTTTTCCTCTGGCCGCTAACTGAACCGCCTTTTTATGTAACCCAGCATGAAGATGTTGCCTCTTTACTTTTGTTTTCGAAGTTAGCTCATGCTCAGTGCAGTGAATTGAGTatgtttcattttttcttttttatgtggaatgaatttatcattttaaataaCACTTATCTTCGACTCTCTCTGTGTTTCTTTTACCAGGTGACATGGAACTGCAAACAAGAGAGTGAAAACTGACCCATCTTGTACACTGTTGATATACTACCAGAGAGGATATTATACTTTGTCACTATAAACTCATTTCAAATATGTTACAAGATTTATATTAAGGAAGTTAACATGGTGGAGAATGATGTTTCTGCTGATCTGTTGTTTTCTGAATTAATTGACATGGGGTTTGACTTTGACAAAGTTATAGAAGCTATTGAAGCTGTAGGTCCGTGCCGCGATGATGCTCTGGAGTTTATATTAAATGGTTCTTGTGATAGCAATAAGGATCAAAATTGGCAGGTTTCTGATCAATTTACTTGTTCAACCAGTCAAGCTTACCCATTGGGCAAAAGTCTCACTTCTACTCAACCGCATCAGAGATTGAAACAGTCAAGTATAAAAGAACATCTTCCAAAGTATAGTGGGACTAGACGGAACATTTCTTATGGTGATTCTGGTAATTCATTATCTCAAACAAAGAGATTAAGGTCTGCCAACTTATGTGGCCAAAAAGTCATTGATATTGATCCTGGATTGGAGAGTGGCACTTCACAACTTTGCAGCTTTGAAAGCCGAGAAGCTGAAATGGACTGGGATAAAGAAGTTGGTAGTGTTTTGCAAAATCATTTTGGATTTTCATCTTTGAAAGGTTTCCAGAAGGAAGCTTTGGATGCTTGGTTCGCTCATAAGGATTGTCTTGTTCTTGCAGCAACGGGGTCTGGTACTtgcctttctttttgtttatcttcatttttatattagatTTAGTGCTTGTCCAAACTAACGGGAACTTCTCCAGAAGCACTGTTGTCAAAAACTGTTCAAAAAAGCATGAACAATTCTTTCATTAACATTCCCTCCAATGCTTCTAGCTGCAGCAGAAGCAAAAGCTGTGAAATGGAGCTTTTTGTTTCTAGTCTCCGAAGTGCTTTTCATCTTCGTGACACAGCAAAAGCTCCAGACTTCTTATTGGTCAAATCATTACCTACTTAGGGTAGTAGAGTTGTTTCAGAAGCTGCCATATAGGCACTTAGACTTGTATATgcttcaaaattgtcaattaatAGATCATTCTGTACCTGAATAAATTCCTCATTTTGCAGGAAAATCTCTTTGCTTTCAGATACCAGCATTATTGACACAAAAACTTGTGGTTGTGATTTCGCCCTTGATAAGTTTGATGCATGATCAATGTTTGAAATTAGCAAAACATGGAATATCAGCATGCTTCCTTGGGTCAGGACAACCTGACAGTGGTGTGGAGCGCAAGGCAATGAATGGCAAGTATAAGATAGTTTATGCTTGTCCCGAGACCATTTTGAGGCAAAAACTTTATCTCTTTCctgattctttttatttatgtGATAATGTTAGTTACTTGCAGTGTCAtgaagataaaaattaaattttcttttgtgtAGGCTTATGGATCCGCTTAAAAGGCTTGCAGAAAATCCTGGGATTGCATTGTTTGCCATTGACGAAGTTCATTGTGTTTCTAAGTGGGGCCATGATTTTCGGCCTGACTATAGGTCTGAGCTCTGCCTGATTTAATTTTTACCTTGCTTGCTTAGACATAAGACATGTCGTTCTAGTGGAATGTTTAGCCTGGTTGGAGCTTGTAATAAAGAACCATTTAAGTATAGGTGtccaaagaaacaaaaacaaattccTGCATTTAAATTCCTCCAAATGGCTTTTTGCTGCAGCAGAGCTACATATATCTTGTGCTTTTTGAGCTCACAAGCTCGTTTTAGCTTTCTCAAAGCACCAAACTTCTTGTTTGCTAGTTGCATTGCTGTTGCTTCGTGGTGTAGCAAAACTGTCTTAGAAGCCTGGTGAAATCATCTCTAAGAATTTTTATGTTCCAATAGTAAATGTTTCTGTTTTGTTTCATTTAGTTTGTTTCCGTCCTGTCAAACTctttaagtaattaattatttaaattctttcTCAGACATTTGTTCGTATTGAGAGAGAACTTCAATACCTCCAATTTGAAGTTCTTAAAGTTTGATGTACCATTAATGGCGTTGACTGCTACTGCAACAATTCCTGTTCAAGAAGATGTTATCAAATCCTTGCACATGTCCAAAGAAACAAACATTGTATCGACTTCCCTTCTCCGGCCAAATCTTCGATTTACAGTGAGTTGGAAACTTTTCTATATGAAAATAATCAATTCTATTCCTTTAGAACGAAAAAGAATAACTTCTAAGCTTTGACTAGTCTTTTTGATTGTATGATTTGCAAAAGTTGCTCTTAGGAAATTTAGTAGTGAAAGTTGAAAACATTCATTTGAAAACATctatctattaaatataatgaaATCCCAGTTGGAAGTGACGTGGAGGCACCACATTCACTTGGGTTTGTGGGGCCCACTTTTTGGCAaatgacttcaaaatttaaatgcatcgtttaattttacagatttaattagttTCTGATGTAATTTtcgtaactaaatttattaaataagtaattaacttaaactccatcgatttctcttttattttttattgtacaatttatatttaagtgatcaatattataaaattaaaatttatatttaatatatgcaatttaaactatttaaaagtacgtataaataattatatattttaaaattttataataaaaaagaaaaaaacagatTAGATTAAACAAAAAAGTCTGCTTCTCCTCatcaatagaaagaaaaaaaaataaaataaagaattaataaaaGTTACCCCCCACCCCCCAAAACCCACTCCCCTTCTCGCTCCCACTTCTTGCCGCCTGTAAAAAACTAAGGttccatatatatgtatatagataactacttttaaaatttggaaatttaaagttcaattttaaaattcaaaattttaaatttgagacttaaaatttaaaatttagatatacatctaaatttaaattcaaaatttgaatccaaaatttaaatataaatataaaatttgagtccaaaatcagatttcaagaagcaagttttagcttctgcttttgggccTCTAAAATTAGAActgattctaaaaatcaaaGTTAGATTTTGAAAAAGAGGTTACCAGATGCTCTATTGCAGGAAAAATCACTTTTCGCCTTAATATCACTTTCTAGAATCTAGGGCAAACATAAAAAGAACTAACAGCTTATTTCTATGGCTGAATAAGAAGCATCTAATTGGTGCTTCTGGTTTTCATGCTCAGAGTCTCATTTCTTCTTCCTGTTGCAccaaaagcttaaaatttttctctttgacaaatgctctactatatagattGCTGCCTCTGAAACTAGAAACAAAAGCAGGGCAAGCAGGCCTtgaggtagcgtttggttcgggaacaaaggggggaataagcccttgttccccttTTTGTTCCCAAACAGTATGTTTGGTTCCCGGGAACAGGAGTTCCAGGGTTTATGGaacaagctggtataaggctggaattgctgttccacccgtttcctgAAACTAgtttgttccttgatgagaacaagattaattaaaatctaaatttaattttaatggctgtaaattattaattaatctaattaatatatttaaatcattatttattgctttaataattaaataattaattaatttattatttataattaattattaataattagataattattattattaatttattattatttataattaattgttaataattagataattattattattaatttattatttataatatattattaataattaataatatttattattatttattaataattattattcttaatgataatcaatattattattgatttattatttataattaattaataaNNNNNNNNNNNNtaattaattaataataattattattatttattaataaatattaatattaattattattaataattagataatcgatattattattaatttattatttataattaattaataagaataattaataattattattatttattaataattattaaaaataataataataattattattaattagataatcgatattattaatttattatttattatttataattaattactaataattattattatttatagttaattattaataattaatttattatttatttttaaataatattttgatgttaattaattacataatatatgtaactcttattcctcttgttccaatctaaccatccaaacactatttacattattcctaggaacaactcaatttttatccaaacgcaaaattggtctagttctgcttatacctgaacttgtacttATCCctggaactagcagttcttatttatacccgaaccaaacgcagcctgaGAGTCCTTTTCACATGGGAATCAGCACAATGACATTAAAACCCAAAATATCAGTTATCGATTATGGTGTGTTCTTACTCTTCTTTCCATTGCTATTTATAGGTAACACATAGCAGAACCACTTCGATCTCATCATATGAAAAGGATTTTCGTGAACTGATAGAAACATACACTGCAGGAAGGGTACCTTGTCAAAGAGGTCTGAACAATAACAATCATGGGGAAAATTTTGATTACTCTTTTGAGTCTACAGATGATTGCCTATCTAATGATGAAGAATCTTGTGAATCTGATGATGAAGAATCTTGTGAATCTAGTGACGAAGAACCTGAATCTAGTGATGAAGAATCTAAACTATGtgattcaaaattatttgatgTCAGTGACATTGACGAGAACAGTGACAATACATATTCAGTTAATGGTGGTTCTGCTGTTTTTCCAGAGGATTACCTGGAAGATGTGCTAGACTTTCAGCATGCAATAGATGATTTAGATGGTAATGTGCTAATGTTTTCTAATTGTTATATGATAACTGCTTTTATTGTATACTCTTTGACCAATATCTGATTACATTTTAAGTGAAGTATCAATAAGATTTTCTGTTGCTCGTACTGAACTTTTTCATGCAGTTTGTAGCTCGGAGATTGCAGGTCTAATGTACTTTTCCATTATGTACCATTGTTGAGTGGAAGGTGATAAGCAACCggcatataattattattttacattaatcTTAACTTTATCATCTTTTTGAAATATTGTGTTTGCCGGTTAGCAATTGCTTGTTATCATCAAGGTTTAGAAACCAACCCGAACTGGCAGGTCAGACTGGGTTGACCGGGAGCCGGTCCAACGGTCGATTAGAACCATTTGAGCCAGCCTGTTAACCACAAATTGTTGAAGCGGCTGATTCAAGTAAATAGGTCCCGATCCATTATaaagtgtaaaataattttcacttGGGCGGGATTCAATCCTGTGTCCACCAGGGCGCAGATTTAGTACTCTAACCACCTAGCGAAAGCTACTCATCTTACTAAGTATATGGAAGAGtacaatttaaagaatttaataagtcaatttttatatatttataaatatatttaaatattacatttatatatttttatatttatataattttatagtaCGACCCCGGTTAAACCCCGGTTGAATATCTGACCCATGAACCTCTCCCTTGACCGATTCGATGGCTGGTTCGGTTTTCAGAATACTAGGAACTACTATATTGATCGAGATATTCTACATATGTGATGTGTCTTCTCAATTTCATAGTGTGAAGTTCGATGGATtagttacaaaatttatttgctgATCACCAATTGATTGATAAAGTTCAATTTCTTCGTTTACATTTTACAATTTATGCAGTTTTTACAATTTCGTAAGGGTTACCTTGTTTTGGCATATTTGGTATTCTAGCTTGTCATGTAGGAATTTACGTCTTAGAGATGGCGAGAAATGGTACTAATACATGTTTTTTGGCAAATATTGATGGTGCCTCAAGGAATGCTTGCCTAACATGTTCATTTTCTTGCTTAGTTTTCTGATAGAATAAAGATTAGTGCATGCTTTGGTTTTTCCTTCTGCTGGCTTGTATTGGCCAGAGCGATCAAAGTTATTGGTTATAGTGGTTGCATTAGACACTCCTTTGATCGTCACATAAGCTGGTGGCTGCTGTACATGCCTAGGTCACTTAGTGGTAGGTATGCTTGGCTCTCTTAGAGAAATGTCTTTGGCGTTGCCCGGCAACATGAGCTGCTTCGGCCCCATAGGGACAGGAAG from Ananas comosus cultivar F153 linkage group 23, ASM154086v1, whole genome shotgun sequence includes these protein-coding regions:
- the LOC109727920 gene encoding ATP-dependent DNA helicase Q-like SIM isoform X1 → MVENDVSADLLFSELIDMGFDFDKVIEAIEAVGPCRDDALEFILNGSCDSNKDQNWQVSDQFTCSTSQAYPLGKSLTSTQPHQRLKQSSIKEHLPKYSGTRRNISYGDSGNSLSQTKRLRSANLCGQKVIDIDPGLESGTSQLCSFESREAEMDWDKEVGSVLQNHFGFSSLKGFQKEALDAWFAHKDCLVLAATGSGKSLCFQIPALLTQKLVVVISPLISLMHDQCLKLAKHGISACFLGSGQPDSGVERKAMNGKYKIVYACPETILRLMDPLKRLAENPGIALFAIDEVHCVSKWGHDFRPDYRHLFVLRENFNTSNLKFLKFDVPLMALTATATIPVQEDVIKSLHMSKETNIVSTSLLRPNLRFTVTHSRTTSISSYEKDFRELIETYTAGRVPCQRGLNNNNHGENFDYSFESTDDCLSNDEESCESDDEESCESSDEEPESSDEESKLCDSKLFDVSDIDENSDNTYSVNGGSAVFPEDYLEDVLDFQHAIDDLDVLCGEFVELPPAESSRLCGESKPSGLPYSLEQGPTIIYVPTRRETLAVAEYLCRSGVRAAAYHAKLPKAQLRRVHHDFHHNALEVVVATIAFGMGIDKSNVRRIIHYGWPQSLEAYYQEAGRAGRDGILSDCTLYANLLRVPTLLPSQRSEEQTKQAYKMLSDCFRYAMNTATCRAKILVEYFGEEFGPDCCDLCDICVNGPPKMQNLKEVADIFMRVLKAECGNTVSEAISYDGTIFHGSNSRRHRDQPNIRMVISRIREKFPKFAANDQLWWRGLARKLEDLGYIKEGDKFPYVSIRYPKLTITGSKFLASKLEDLYVYPGADMLLSAKTPKPYSSFSEWGRGWADPEIRRQRLESRRGETKKRRLESRRGETKKRKMPARKQRQDVSTVRGRLAAKLSKCRK